ATAAAGTAAAATTCCCATAATTAAATAAAAAAGGCAGGTAAAAGGTAGATTTATGTCAAAATCTTCAAATCGTAAATTTTTGTATTTTGGTAGTTTAGGAATATTTTTGTATGTGGCTTATTTATTACTTAAACCATTTATGGTTGCTATACTTAGCAGCGGAATTATAGCATATATTTTTTATCCATTATATCAAAAATTATTTAAAGTTTTAAATAATCAGAAAGTAGCAGCATTTTTAGTTTCAACAATTATTATTTTATTGGTGACAATACCTTCGATATTTTTATTAAACAGTTTAACCAAAGAAGCATATATAATTTATACTTTCGGGATTCAAAATTTGAATGTGGCGGAATTAACGACTTGTGATAGTCCCAGTTTATTATGTGATGTTAAGAATTTGTTTGGAGATCTTGAAACCAGATATTATCTTGAACAGGCATTAGATAAGGGTACAAGTTATATTTTAGAATTCTTTTCAAGATTAGCGCTTTCTTTACCCGCAATTTTATTAGATCTATTTATTATACTTTTTATAACATATTATTTGTTTATTTCTTCAGCGACATTAACTGAAAAAATTTATGAATTTCTTCCATTCAATCGGAATCACTTAAAATTAATTTCAAAAAATTTAAATGACGTAACTTATTCGATTATTTATGGTGTATTTATTGTGGGCATACTTGAAGCATTGTTAGCTATACTAGCTTTTGCTTTAATCGGAATGCCGTCACCAATTTTTTGGGGACTTTTAATCGGTTTTTTAGCATTTATACCTTTGATTGGTCCGGCCGCGATATGGGTGCCGATTTTACTTTATCAGCTATATTTTGGAGTTTATTGGAAAGTATGGGTAATTTTAATTATTGGGGTCTTTCTTTCATTGATGGATACATTCCTTAAACCTATTTTTATCTCTGGCAGGACAGATATTAATCCTGCTTTGATGTTGTTAGGGGTTTTGGGAGGCATAAATTTATTTGGGATAATAGGAGTAATACTGGGCCCATTAATACTTTCATTTTTCTCTGTATTGTTTAAAATATATATGCAAGAAAAAATAATTATATGAAACTAATTGTAAAAGATATGGATATTGCAACAGGGGGCATTCAAGTAATTTTAATCAATCAAAAAGATGCTGTTAAACTTGACCTTCATCATGGAGACAGGGTTATAGTAAAAAAAGGCAATAAGAAAACTGTTGCAATAACCGACATAGCCGAAAGTAAAAAAGCCGTATCCCCAGGGCATATAGGATTATTTGAAGAAGTTTTAGATACTTTAAATGTTAAACAAGACGCAATCGTAACCATTGATTTAATTGATAAACCGGCCAGTTTAGTTTCTATCCGGAAAAAATTAGATAAAAAAGAATTAACTAAAGAAGAGATAAATGGCATAGTAAAAGATATCATTTCAAATAATTTAACCGAGATAGAATTATGTTATTTTATCTCTGGATGCTATACTAATGGGTTATCATTGGAAGAGACGGGGGCGCTTGCAAAAGCAATTGTTGATTCAGGGGAAATTTTAAATTTTTCTAATGGTTTAATATTTGATAAACATTGTATAGGGGGGGTGCCGGGAAATAGGACTACAATGGTGGTAGTTCCCATATGCGTTGCTGCAGGTTTAAAGTTTCCAAAAACTTCTTCGCGTTCTATCACTTCTCCTTCAGGGACTGCAGATACAATGGAAGTATTGGCACCGGTATCAGTTAAATTAACTAAACTTAAAATAATTATGAAAAAAGTAGGGGGATTTATTGCATGGGGCGGGGGCATGGGTCTTGCGACTGCAGATGATAAATTAATTAGACTGAGACATCCGTTAAGTCTGGATCCGCAAGGCATGCTTTTGGCAAGTATCTTGGCGAAAAAAGCGGCAGTCAAGGCGACTCACGTGTTAATTGACATCCCTGTAGGTCTTGAAGCAAAAGTAGTTTCTGAAAAAAAAGCAAAAATACTTAAGAAAGATTTTACAATGCTTGGAAAACATTTAGGCATGAAAATTAAAGTAATTTTAAGTGATGGGAAAGAACCAATTGGTCACGGGATTGGCCCTAATCTTGAAGCAAGAGATGTTTTATGGGTTTTACAAAACGATATCAAAGCTCCTTCGGATTTAAAACGTAAATCTTTATATGTTACAACTTTAATTTTGAAAATGGCCGGTGTTAAACGGCCTAAAGAGACAGCTCGTGTTATGTTAGAATCAGGTTTAGCGTATAAAAAAATGCAGGATATGATCCGGGCTCAGGGAGGTAATCCGTATATTGATCCCAATAAGATTAAAGTTGGAGAATTCAGTTACAAAGTGTTGGCCCAAAAATCAGGTAAGATTAAATATTTGCATAATAAAAGGATTGCGAGGATTGCAAGAATTGCCGGCGCTCCATTGGATAAAGCAGCGGGCATTTATTTAAATTACCATGTAGGTTATAATATTAAAAAAGGCGAAACTGTTTTTATAATCTATTCTGACTCAAAAGAAAAATTAAAATACGCGATAACTGAATTAAATAAAAAGCCAGTTTTTGAAATTAATTAATCTTTTCAAGTGAATGGGCTATATTATTATAAAATACACTCATTTTTCACCAGTCTTTGATTGGCGGTTATTCGGTAGTCAAAAGCTCGTATTTATAGCGGGTTGACCGAACCGAACATGACATTGGTCTGTGACGGGGGTCTAAGAAATCAGATTGGGCGAAGCAAGCTTTTGACTTTTTAATTGCAATTCTATTATTTGGATATTTATGTAGTTTAATTTAATGTGTATTGTTTAGAAGTTTCAGGCGGTTTTATTAGTTAATAAGTTCATGTAGGGTAACAAATAAGTTAACTTTATAAATCTCTAATTCTATAATATCATATTATGCTAGTTTTAAAATCAAAAAAAGGAGTATCGCCTTTAATTGCTACAATCTTGTTAATTGCTTTTGCAGTTGCATTAGGCGCAGTTGTAATGCAGATTGGTTCTGGTTTAGCTGGAGATGATTGTAGTGCGGATTTACAGATAAGCACTCAAGGTTTTATTTGTTTCAATGACCAAAATGTTCAACTTAACTTAAAAAATTCAGGTAACTCTGAACTTGCAGGAGTAAGTGTTTGGGTTCATGGCAGTAAAGATGGAATTAAAACAAAAAATTTTGGCGATACAATTGCTCCAAACAGTTTACTTAATTTGGCAGTTGAGTATGATATAACAACTTATGGTGATATTGAAAATGTGGAAATTATTCCTAAATTTAAAAAAGGCAGTGAATTAGTTTCTTGTGATGGCGCAAAACTCAATATACAGTCAATTGCCACATGTTAATAGTTATTATTAAAAATGGTAGAAATTAAACTTGATTTAGTAAAATCTCTTGAAGAAAATGCTTCTTTTTATTTTGAAAAATCTAAAAAATCAAAAAAGAAAATTGCAGGCGTGCTTGGGATTTTGCAAAAAAATATTGATAAATTGAATTCTATTAAACATAAAGAATCAAAAAAAGAGATTTTGGTTGAAAAATCTGCCCGGAAAAAGTATTGGTACGAAAAATTTCGTTGGTTTTATAGTTCAGAAAATTTTTTAGTAATTGGTGGCAGAGATGCTACTACTAATGATATCATTGTTAAGAAACATATCGAAATAGGGGATTTAGTGTTTCATACTGATATGGCCGGATCGCCATTTTTTATTGTAAAATCGGAAGGTAGAGAAATAGGGGATATCACCAAAGAAGAAACTGCTCAAGCTACTGCTTCATATAATTCAAAAGCGTGGAAAGCCGGGCTTTCTACTTCAGATGTATTTTATGTAACCCCTGGCCAAATTTCTAAGCAAGCGCAATCTGGCGAGTTTCTAGGGAAAGGTTCGTTCATGATCCGTGGTAAAACTACATACCTGCATCCAAAGTTAGAGTTGGCTATTGGTTTGAAAGATAAAGAGATTATTGGGGGGCCTGTAACCGCTATAAAAGTTAATGCAGATAAATATATAATAATCACACAAGGAAAAGAAAAATCAAGCACAATTGCAAAAAAGATTAAATCTAAATTTAAAGCTGATGTTGATCTTGATGATATAATTAGGTTTTTACCTGCGGGTGGTTGTGATATCCAAAAATAAGCTTTGACATACTTCATCCATAAAGAATATTATATTACAAATATAACTCAAAATAATAACCTTTTTATAGATATTATATCAATAATATTTACTAAGTGGCTTATATATGGTAAATGTATTCTTTGAAGTTGGTATAATAATTATTGTTGCAACTATTTTAGCATATATTGTTAAATTTTTTAAACAACCTTTTATTCCAGCATATATTTTTGCAGGACTTTTACTTGGACCCATTACTGGCTGGGTAACTAACTCGGACACTATTACTCAAATTTCAGAGATAGGCATAGCATTTTTATTATTTATTGCCGGTCTGGAGATTGATTTTAGCAGGTTAAAGAATGTTGGTTTGGTTTCAACGTTAGGCGGGGGGTTGCAGGTTTTATTCTTATTTGTAATGGGTTATGGTATTGGTTTACTTTTTGATTTTAGCAAATTAATCTCGGTATATATTGGGCTTATTTTAGCATTTAGCAGTACTATGGTTGGTGTAAAACTATTATCTGATAAGCGAGAACTTGATAGTTTACATGGGAGAATTGTAATTGGTATGTTGCTTACTGAAGATTTTATTGCAATTGCAGCGTTAACTATATTAACAACACTAAATAATTTTAGTTCAAGTTTACTTATTTCTTCAATCTTCAAAGGAATTGCTTTAATTGGCGTGTCTTTTATTGCAAGCAATTATTTATTTCCACAACTTTTCAAATCAACGGCAAAGTCTCAAGAACTTTTATTTCTGGTTTCGTTATCGCTTTGTTTCCTATTTTCATTTTTATTTTATTTAGGTGGGTTTTCAATTGTAATTGGGGCATTTATTGGGGGCGTGGCGTTAGCTAATCTTCCATATAGTTATGAAATAATAAGTAAAGTTGTGCCTTTAAAAGATTTTTTTTCGACAATATTTTTTGTTTCACTGGGTTTACAGTTGACATTTGGAGACCTCAATATTATTTTTTTACCTGCCGCAGTTATTACAATCTCAGTTTTAATAATTAAACCATTATTAACGATGACTACTTGCAGCATTTTTGGCTATAAAAAACATCCGGCATTTTTTACATCTTTAACACTTGCCCAAATAAGCGAATTTTCATTGATAATTGTTGCGCAAGGAATTTTATTAGGCCATATAGGGACAGAAATTTTATCTTTAACAACAATGGTCGCAATTTTCACAATAACTTTTACATCATACTTTATGGAATATGGTGAAAAAATGTTTAAAAAATTAAAAAATTATCTAAATTTATTCGAACGGTTTAATTTAACAAATCAGAATTTAGAATATATTCCTAATAAAAGAAAAAAACATGATGTTGTAGTTTGCGGTTATAATCGGATAGGCTACGGAATTCTAAAATCGATTAGTAAAAATACCGATTTTGATAGGACGTTAGTTGTAGATTTCAATCCTGAAGTGATTAGGTACCTAATTGGCACAAATATGCCTTGTATTTACGGTGATGCGGGCGATTCAGAAATACTTGAACGTATTAATCTCAAAACTATTAAAATGTTGATATCCACAATTCCAACAATGAGCACTAACTATTTACTTTTGCATAAATTGAGGGAAATTAACAAGAAAGCTTTTGTTATTGTAACGGCCGGTCAAGTTGATGAAGCTTTAAAACTTTATAATCATGGTGCAGATTATGTTATAATGCCCCATCTGATAGGTGGTGACCATGTAGGAAATATTATTCAAAAAGTTAATAATGGCACACTTAATCTGAAAGCCCATAAATCCAAAATTATTCATGATTTAAAGGAACGTCAAAGTCTTGGCCATGAGATGAGTATTAGATTTAATTAGCGTTAGTTTTATAAATAAATAACATTATTCTCAATATATTATGAAAGGGTTAATCTTAACAGTATTGATTATTTTATTTTTGGCAACATTCAGTGGATGTACCGTTTGTAAAGCGCCAACTATAATCGATAATGAGAATGGCGGCTGTTGCAATGATTTTAACGATGATTATAAATGCGATGCCCCTTTAAATACAGATATAGGTGAAAATAATATGAATCCAACCGTAACAATTGAAACAACGCTAGGCACAATTAAAGCTGAACTTTTTCTTGATAAAGCTCCAATCACAGCAGGTAATTTTATAAAACTTGCAAAAAAAGGTTTTTATAATGGCATTAAATTTCATAGGGTTATTCCTAACTTTATGGTTCAAACCGGAGATCCGCAAGGTTCGGGAATTGGTGGACCGGGTTATAATATTAAGGATGAGTTTAACCCTGATTTAACACATGAAGGTCCTGGCATTTTATCAATGGCAAATTCGGGTCCTAATACCGGAGGCAGTCAGTTTTTTATTACTGAAGTATCAACGCCATGGTTAGACGGTAAACATGCAGTTTTTGGGAAAGTTATTGAAGGCATTGAGGTTGTTCATGAAATTGCAAGTGTTGGACGTGACGGGCGCGATATGCCTCTTGAAGATGTAGTAATGAGTAATGTTACTATTTCAGAATAAACTTTAGCATCTTTTTGTGAAACAATTAGTATCTTTTTATGAAGCAAACCTTAAATACTACTTTTTCTTTTTTTATTAACGTTATGGATTTAAACGAATTAAAAGTTAAAGCGCATAGTCTTGAACCAGTGATACGGATTGGTAAAAACGGGATATCTGATACAACAATTAAAGAGATAGTTACAGTTCTTAAAAAACGTAATCTCATCAAAATCAAACTTTTTAAATCATCTTTAGAAACAAAGAATCGTAAGCAGATTGCCAAGGAAATTGCTGACAAAACCGGCAGCAATTTGGTGCAGGTTACAGGTTTCATAATTGTACTTTATAAAAGATAAACGAAATCTTTAATAATCTTAATTTGTTGATATATTAAATGAATGATATAAATTATATTAAAATAGATATTCAAAATTTTATTAAAACATTAATTACAGAAAAAGGGGGGTGGGATGATTTTATTAAAACATCTCCTAGTGGCGCAGTTGCTCTCTCAAAAGAAATTTCAGAAATGCACCTGGTATGGTCAAGGTTTCTTTATCTGATAAATGATGAAATTTTAGGCGAACTTGTGCCTTCAATGCTTTTCAAAAGCAATGAAGAAAAACAAACAAAACATCATATTTTATTGCTCGAAATTTCGTTTAGGGCACTTTGTGCGTATAAACTTATAAAAACCGCTTTAGGTTTAATAGCAACATCAAAAAATATAGATGAGGTGTTTAATATTTTTATTGATAGGGTTTTGAAAAAAGTCATGAGTGCAAAAGGCGTATCAGATGCGGATGTAATTGAGTACTATGCAGTCAATCATAAAGAGATGCTGGTTCAAGAAATAGAATATTTAAAAAATATTGCAAAAAACGGCGTATATAAAAGTGATCACGCATTAAAAGCTTTAAAAGAGATTAGTTTTTAATCTGCTAATTCCTTAGTGTATTCAGTAGTGGTTTATAATTATTAGAAATTGTTTGTAATTAGCAGAGTCTGAACGAGCGACTCTAGGCGAAGCCGAGTATGCGGCCGATCTATTAATCGGTAGTGGTCGCGAGTGATCGAATAAATTAATTATATAGTAAGTCTTAAATAACCAATTCTTTATTTGGATAATATGAGCTTTCAAAAGATATTACAGGTGGAAAAACATGATTTTTACATTGATTTAGCTTTTGCCAGCGCCACAAAGGCAGCAAAAGCAATGAAATCCAAACATTTCAAATTGCCTCGGCATGAGATAATTCGGAAAGTTGAAATTACAAAATTAAGTGTCATTAACAGACTTGTTTCTGAGCATTTGACTAAATTAGCAGACTCGTTTCCAGATATCGATTTATTGTCTGTATTTTATTATGAACTAATAAGATCCACCTTAGATATTGGCTTGTTTAAAAAATCAATTGCGGCCCTCAGATGGATAATTAAAACCTCTGATACACTTACAACTAAATACGTAGGTATAGTTAATCAGACAAAAAATCCAGACAAGATGATGCAATACCGCCGAGAATATTATGGGAGGATATCTTCACTGTTTAAGCAGACTAAAGAAACATTTGTTTTTTTACACGAGGCAAGAAAAACGTTTAGGTCATACCCCATTGTTAAAGATATGCCAACAGTTGCAATTTGCGGATTTCCGAATATTGGTAAAACAACTTTGCTTTCCAAACTCACTAGTTCAAAACCCGAAATTGCAGATTATGCTTTTACAACTAAAAGCCTTAACATGGGTTATGCGGAAGTCGGTCATAAAAAAATTCAATTTATTGATACGCCTGGAACTTTAAACAGGTTTGACAAAATGAATTTTATTGAAAGACAAGCATATCTTGCTGCAAAATATTGCGCAAATGTGATTATTTATATTTATGATTTATCTGAACCATACTCTTTGAGGGATCAACAATTATTATTGCAAAAATTTAAAGAATTTAATAAACCTATCATTATTTATTTAAGTAAAACAGACATCCTTCCTAAAGAGATAGTTTCACAATTTAAAGGAGATAAAGATATTATATTAACTATCAAAGAATTAAATTCTAGAATTTCTACACATATTAAGGAATTGGAAACTAAAAGTTAAGATGTATTAAAATTTTAATAAATGAGTTTTAAACCACTTTTTGAATTTGTTCATTCACTGCAACTTTGAACGTACATGGGAATTTACATGCTGCTTTTTGTAAAGCTTTTTTTGCTGTCGGTAAATGGGTTTTTTGGTCAACACCCACACATATTACCGTTTGACCTTTTCTAATCTGCGCAGCAGTGCTAATTGTTTTACCAAATGCCGCGCTCATACCTTGACTTGTTCTGTCTGCGCCGGCGCCGCTAGCTAATGCATTTTCTCTTAAAATATGGTGCGGGAAAGTTTTAATTTTTAAGTGGAATTGTGTTTTTCCGATTCCGTTCTCTAAAATTCTGGTGCTAGTAACTCTTGCAGATTCTAAAGCATTGTGCCTTATTTGGAGGCTTTTGGTTGAAACAAGATTAAGCATGTAATTATATGTATCAAGTTGTTTAGCTGTGTTTCCAGTATCAAACTTAACAATAACCATATGTGGCCTAGCCCTAACAAACGCTTTGCTTCGATATTTAGAAATCCTCGTGTAAGCTCTTTCAATCCTTCTATAAGCATTAGCTTTTCTTAATTTGGCCATTTTGACACCTGGTACATCGGTTCTTACGTTCTCTACCTGCCGAATTTGATAATTCTACTGATTAGATAACTTTTCTTAACCTTTTTAGTAAAAAACACCACACTCCTTTATAAATCTTTCTTCTTGTTGCACAGTAAAGTAGAAACAGTACATCAATATAGTTAAAAAACGGAAATAGGGCATTAGTTAAACAGAAGTGGGACATTAGCTAAAGAGAACTGTTCATTTGACAAAATGATAGAAAAAATATATTATTATAAATCAAACAAAAATAATGTACTTTAGGGATATTGATTGGTTAGATCCTCTAAATATCATTATTTTATTAAGGAATGAAGATAAAACTGACAACAAAATGTTGGAACTTTTGGGGTTCCAAATAGGGAAAGTAGTTTTGTAGTAGTTACAAGAATGAGGACAGTTCGACAACAATTTAAAGCTTGGGCAAAGGAATTGGGTATAAAGTGCCACTACACAGACAAAAGTAACATTAA
The sequence above is a segment of the Candidatus Woesearchaeota archaeon genome. Coding sequences within it:
- a CDS encoding AI-2E family transporter yields the protein MSKSSNRKFLYFGSLGIFLYVAYLLLKPFMVAILSSGIIAYIFYPLYQKLFKVLNNQKVAAFLVSTIIILLVTIPSIFLLNSLTKEAYIIYTFGIQNLNVAELTTCDSPSLLCDVKNLFGDLETRYYLEQALDKGTSYILEFFSRLALSLPAILLDLFIILFITYYLFISSATLTEKIYEFLPFNRNHLKLISKNLNDVTYSIIYGVFIVGILEALLAILAFALIGMPSPIFWGLLIGFLAFIPLIGPAAIWVPILLYQLYFGVYWKVWVILIIGVFLSLMDTFLKPIFISGRTDINPALMLLGVLGGINLFGIIGVILGPLILSFFSVLFKIYMQEKIII
- a CDS encoding thymidine phosphorylase, translating into MKLIVKDMDIATGGIQVILINQKDAVKLDLHHGDRVIVKKGNKKTVAITDIAESKKAVSPGHIGLFEEVLDTLNVKQDAIVTIDLIDKPASLVSIRKKLDKKELTKEEINGIVKDIISNNLTEIELCYFISGCYTNGLSLEETGALAKAIVDSGEILNFSNGLIFDKHCIGGVPGNRTTMVVVPICVAAGLKFPKTSSRSITSPSGTADTMEVLAPVSVKLTKLKIIMKKVGGFIAWGGGMGLATADDKLIRLRHPLSLDPQGMLLASILAKKAAVKATHVLIDIPVGLEAKVVSEKKAKILKKDFTMLGKHLGMKIKVILSDGKEPIGHGIGPNLEARDVLWVLQNDIKAPSDLKRKSLYVTTLILKMAGVKRPKETARVMLESGLAYKKMQDMIRAQGGNPYIDPNKIKVGEFSYKVLAQKSGKIKYLHNKRIARIARIAGAPLDKAAGIYLNYHVGYNIKKGETVFIIYSDSKEKLKYAITELNKKPVFEIN
- a CDS encoding DUF814 domain-containing protein, translated to MVEIKLDLVKSLEENASFYFEKSKKSKKKIAGVLGILQKNIDKLNSIKHKESKKEILVEKSARKKYWYEKFRWFYSSENFLVIGGRDATTNDIIVKKHIEIGDLVFHTDMAGSPFFIVKSEGREIGDITKEETAQATASYNSKAWKAGLSTSDVFYVTPGQISKQAQSGEFLGKGSFMIRGKTTYLHPKLELAIGLKDKEIIGGPVTAIKVNADKYIIITQGKEKSSTIAKKIKSKFKADVDLDDIIRFLPAGGCDIQK
- a CDS encoding cation:proton antiporter — translated: MVNVFFEVGIIIIVATILAYIVKFFKQPFIPAYIFAGLLLGPITGWVTNSDTITQISEIGIAFLLFIAGLEIDFSRLKNVGLVSTLGGGLQVLFLFVMGYGIGLLFDFSKLISVYIGLILAFSSTMVGVKLLSDKRELDSLHGRIVIGMLLTEDFIAIAALTILTTLNNFSSSLLISSIFKGIALIGVSFIASNYLFPQLFKSTAKSQELLFLVSLSLCFLFSFLFYLGGFSIVIGAFIGGVALANLPYSYEIISKVVPLKDFFSTIFFVSLGLQLTFGDLNIIFLPAAVITISVLIIKPLLTMTTCSIFGYKKHPAFFTSLTLAQISEFSLIIVAQGILLGHIGTEILSLTTMVAIFTITFTSYFMEYGEKMFKKLKNYLNLFERFNLTNQNLEYIPNKRKKHDVVVCGYNRIGYGILKSISKNTDFDRTLVVDFNPEVIRYLIGTNMPCIYGDAGDSEILERINLKTIKMLISTIPTMSTNYLLLHKLREINKKAFVIVTAGQVDEALKLYNHGADYVIMPHLIGGDHVGNIIQKVNNGTLNLKAHKSKIIHDLKERQSLGHEMSIRFN
- a CDS encoding peptidylprolyl isomerase, producing the protein MKGLILTVLIILFLATFSGCTVCKAPTIIDNENGGCCNDFNDDYKCDAPLNTDIGENNMNPTVTIETTLGTIKAELFLDKAPITAGNFIKLAKKGFYNGIKFHRVIPNFMVQTGDPQGSGIGGPGYNIKDEFNPDLTHEGPGILSMANSGPNTGGSQFFITEVSTPWLDGKHAVFGKVIEGIEVVHEIASVGRDGRDMPLEDVVMSNVTISE
- a CDS encoding YhbY family RNA-binding protein, with the protein product MDLNELKVKAHSLEPVIRIGKNGISDTTIKEIVTVLKKRNLIKIKLFKSSLETKNRKQIAKEIADKTGSNLVQVTGFIIVLYKR
- a CDS encoding 50S ribosome-binding GTPase, producing MSFQKILQVEKHDFYIDLAFASATKAAKAMKSKHFKLPRHEIIRKVEITKLSVINRLVSEHLTKLADSFPDIDLLSVFYYELIRSTLDIGLFKKSIAALRWIIKTSDTLTTKYVGIVNQTKNPDKMMQYRREYYGRISSLFKQTKETFVFLHEARKTFRSYPIVKDMPTVAICGFPNIGKTTLLSKLTSSKPEIADYAFTTKSLNMGYAEVGHKKIQFIDTPGTLNRFDKMNFIERQAYLAAKYCANVIIYIYDLSEPYSLRDQQLLLQKFKEFNKPIIIYLSKTDILPKEIVSQFKGDKDIILTIKELNSRISTHIKELETKS
- a CDS encoding 50S ribosomal protein L16, which translates into the protein MAKLRKANAYRRIERAYTRISKYRSKAFVRARPHMVIVKFDTGNTAKQLDTYNYMLNLVSTKSLQIRHNALESARVTSTRILENGIGKTQFHLKIKTFPHHILRENALASGAGADRTSQGMSAAFGKTISTAAQIRKGQTVICVGVDQKTHLPTAKKALQKAACKFPCTFKVAVNEQIQKVV